AGCCCATCCAACCGGTGATGAACGGCGAATGCACGTGTATGAGCGAAAGACGCTTGATGACCGTATTGACGTTGCGGCGACTCACCAACGGAAGGGTGAGCCGGTACGGCGTGCGCGCCGGCAGCGGGAGCGACGGCATGCGAAACACCGCGCCGTCGCTCCGCTCGGCTCCCGGCATCCGCGGCGCGAAGCAGTAGACTTCGTTACCGCATTCGCGCAAGCCGGCAGCCAGACCATCGACCGATGCAACGACGCCGTTGACCACCGGACGGTAGACTTCCGTAAAGAAACCGATGCGCAAATGCTCCACGCAACCCGCTTTTGGCGCCGCGCAGGCACCCGCCTCTACGGCCCGAAGAGGGCAATCCTCCAGGCAAGCGACTTCTGGCATATTCCCGTCTCTCACCCGACGTGATATAGTGCCGAAGTTAGTTCAGATCCCCACCCTGTGGGATCGCGAGCCGCTGCCGCTCTTGGCATCATGACCGGCTCGCACAGCAGCCCGGAAGGCAACTCCCCTCGGGGTCTTGTTCTTCCGAAAAGCGATCGTACAACTCAACTTAGGCGTTTCCCACTGGATCCGTCGCCCTTAGCGAGAGAAGGCACTGCCGACTCTCCCACACGTACTGATCGGCCCGCTCGTTCATCGTCTACCCGTTGCGTGGTGTTGCGGTAGCCCTTGGCGTTGGGTTGGGACAGGAAAGGAACGAGGGATGATAGGACGCGGCCCCCTGCGGCTGAGCCATGTGCTCTCCGTCAGCGTTCTGACCGCCGGCTTGGTCTGTGCCGGCTTTCTCACCTACCCTACGTCGGCTCTAGCTGCGAATGGGGTAGTGCAACGGACCATGGAGCACGTGATTTCGTTCGATTCGAACGGAGTTGTGACCCAACAAACGACTCGCGCGGCTACGGTCGGTAGCTTCCTGCGCGAACGCGGAATCACCGTCCGCGCGCACGACTATCTGGCACCGCGCAAACAGGTTCCACTCTCCGACCATCTTTACGTCACGTACAATGCGGCCGTACCGGTCACGATCGCCGGCATGCATCTGCATCGTCGCGTCGATAGCGCGGCAACCGACGTCGGCGCACTCTTAGAAGAGCAAGGCATCGTACTAGGCACGCACGATCGCGTGCAACCCGCGCTCGCAGCTCGCGTGCCGGCAAACGGCGTCGTACGTATCGTACGCGTTCTCACCTGGCAACGTAACGAACGGCGCACCATCGCCGAAAAAACCGTTCACCGCCTCGATTTCTCGATGCAACCGGGCTCGTCTCGCGTCGTTTCAAAGGGTCGCACCGGCGAACGTACGGTA
This region of Candidatus Dormiibacterota bacterium genomic DNA includes:
- a CDS encoding 3D domain-containing protein; amino-acid sequence: MIGRGPLRLSHVLSVSVLTAGLVCAGFLTYPTSALAANGVVQRTMEHVISFDSNGVVTQQTTRAATVGSFLRERGITVRAHDYLAPRKQVPLSDHLYVTYNAAVPVTIAGMHLHRRVDSAATDVGALLEEQGIVLGTHDRVQPALAARVPANGVVRIVRVLTWQRNERRTIAEKTVHRLDFSMQPGSSRVVSKGRTGERTVVMQFTQRDNGPVRHTVVASRVVRNPKPRIVAEGVGEYAAFARFARRGIEHTAYIAASAMDMVATAYTAGCTGCSGITATGRPAGHGIVAVDPRVIPLGTRLYIPGYGFALAGDTGGAIRGNRIDLGFNSLRDAIEFGRREVTVYRLK